One Mytilus trossulus isolate FHL-02 chromosome 5, PNRI_Mtr1.1.1.hap1, whole genome shotgun sequence DNA segment encodes these proteins:
- the LOC134718244 gene encoding uncharacterized protein LOC134718244, producing the protein MSKVARFTCVLCTKRTKHHDRRFLGGESNKGLRKYLYKYFFLIVDSCDVICGACRRNYYRQYDDKSITNAKPDKQVLPAASTSQQTLVSPKTITLSLSSIGGSHSTCFVCRKRGPKLIVVSSSTRLTTFIQNNIIIPAGARCCPGHISDENFSEQAIECLSDLRKTTDFNRSDILDLLQKIRMLLLKNEDKRLNFDKDSTLSDAEYISLTGIDKTSFSDLASHLVSIRDTKVRSSRTCLGIFLTKMRSGMSNKLMATIFNVGKDSIRRAVTTVRKNLMQTFVPKHLGFNHISRENLIENHTRPLAQTLFGNEFKPAILVIDGTYIYIQKSGQFQFQRRTFSMHKHRPLVKPMVFVTTTGYFVSVMGPYLADSKNNDANILKHIIASDNEQIKSWLQKDDVFIVDRGFRDSIDLLEELGIQTEMPSFLKKVQAQFTTEESNTSRLITKIRWVVESANGRIKTWVFFNHVMPNSQIPYIGDYLRIVCSICNKYFKPLSSGDPEEDQLLGCKMIYLSKQNNLLKEKIESENLDRIRSNSTTWCKIDAASIEFPSITEEDLRNLTLGVYQIKLAKSYVAEHVTENSDFEVLVHKQENNLICAKIQSRHVSSKAHLLWIQYDEVTVLGWFCKCRAGARVVGMCAHVSAVIWYLGYARCLDIPYCSGDDWTKYLIDARNMPEPEIIDESDESDCVEE; encoded by the coding sequence ATGTCTAAAGTAGCACGATTTACGTGTGTTCTCTGTACTAAGAGGACAAAACATCATGATAGACGGTTTCTTGGTGGAGAAAGTAATAAAGGACTACGCAAAtacttgtacaaatattttttccttattGTTGATAGTTGTGATGTTATATGTGGAGCATGTAGACGTAATTATTACAGACAATATGATGACAAGTCAATTACCAATGCTAAACCAGACAAACAGGTACTACCAGCAGCAAGCACATCACAACAGACACTTGTTTCGCCTAAAACTATAACGTTGTCGCTGTCTTCAATAGGTGGAAGCCACTCAACCTGCTTCGTTTGCAGGAAACGAGGTCCTAAACTAATTGTTGTTTCTTCCTCAACAAGGCTAActacatttatacaaaataatattataataccTGCAGGAGCGAGATGTTGCCCTGGTCATATTTCTGATGAGAATTTCAGTGAACAAGCCATTGAATGTTTATCTGACTTAAGAAAAACAACAGATTTTAACCGAAGTGATATTTTGGACCTTCTTCAAAAAATAAGAATGCTACTCCTAAAAAATGAAGACAAAAGATTGAATTTTGATAAAGACTCCACATTAAGTGATGCAGAGTATATCAGTTTAACAGGCATTGATAAAACATCATTCAGTGATTTAGCATCACATCTCGTCTCAATTAGAGATACGAAGGTGCGTAGTTCAAGGACATGCTTAGgcatttttttgacaaaaatgcgGTCAGGTATGTCCAACAAACTTATGGCAACTATTTTTAACGTAGGAAAAGATTCGATCCGCCGAGCAGTTACAACAGTCAGAAAAAATCTTATGCAGACATTCGTACCAAAGCACTTAGGATTCAACCATATTTCTAGAGAGAACTTAATTGAAAACCATACTAGACCTCTTGCCCAGACATTATTTGGCAATGAATTCAAGCCTGCAATTCTTGTAATTGACggaacatacatatatatccaGAAAAGCGGTCAATTTCAGTTTCAACGCCGTACATTTAGCATGCATAAGCATCGGCCTCTTGTCAAACCCATGGTTTTCGTAACCACTACAGGTTATTTTGTCAGCGTTATGGGTCCATACCTGGCAGATAGTAAAAATAATGACGCCAATATACTTAAGCATATAATTGCCTCAGACAATGAGCAGATTAAAAGTTGGTTGCAGAAAGATGATGTTTTCATTGTTGACCGTGGATTTCGGGACTCAATTGATCTGCTTGAGGAATTAGGAATACAAACAGAAATGCCTTCGTTCTTAAAGAAAGTCCAGGCACAGTTTACCACAGAAGAAAGCAATACTTCAAGATTAATAACAAAGATTCGCTGGGTAGTTGAATCCGCAAATGGCAGAATTAAGACATGGGTGTTCTTCAACCATGTGATGCCTAACTCACAAATACCGTATATTGGAGATTACCTACGCATTGTATGCTCAATATGCAACAAGTATTTCAAACCACTTAGTTCTGGTGATCCAGAGGAAGACCAACTACTTGGATGTAAAATGATTTATCTTTCTAAGCAAAATAATCTccttaaagaaaaaattgagtCGGAAAATCTTGACCGCATTAGATCTAATTCTACTACTTGGTGTAAGATTGATGCTGCGTCTATTGAATTTCCTTCTATTACTGAAGAAGATCTCAGAAACCTTACCTTAGGCGTTTACCAGATAAAATTGGCTAAATCATACGTAGCTGAACATGTTACTGAAAACAGTGACTTTGAGGTACTAGTACATAAACaggaaaacaatttgatatgtgCAAAAATCCAAAGTAGACATGTTTCATCTAAAGCTCATTTGTTATGGATTCAATACGATGAAGTGACTGTTCTTGGCTGGTTCTGCAAATGTCGTGCTGGAGCAAGAGTAGTTGGTATGTGTGCACACGTTTCGGCAGTTATCTGGTATTTAGGGTATGCTCGCTGTTTGGACATACCCTATTGTTCTGGTGACGATTGGACAAAATATCTCATAGATGCACGTAATATGCCAGAACCCGAAATTATTGATGAAAGTGATGAAAGTGACTGCGTTGAAGAATGA